The following proteins are encoded in a genomic region of Pectinophora gossypiella chromosome 6, ilPecGoss1.1, whole genome shotgun sequence:
- the LOC126367308 gene encoding dnaJ homolog subfamily C member 16, translating to MQWKCKGWKGRWLWMLLAAAVGPLVLAQKIGDPYQILGIHPKASMPEIRKAYKALAKEWHPDKNEHPNAETRFVEIKQAYELLSDSERRQAYDLYGITNEDDYLYKQRHDYSQYARFSNDPFEEFFGAHFRTQDQDITLFHKLSVTTRHFENNILEKSVHTPALVLFYTDWCFECVRSAAAWRRLVDALQPLGVTMATVHKAHEAALARRIGVHTVPCLTLVLDKHVYLYKEGLASLPKILDFMRWKFPYKMVTSINDGNVESFVTDFEDNKVKALIFEERQTIRLRYLITAFHYRDRLSFGFVDMTSRDAQNVSERFKVQRNMDTMVVLKEDSEEPAATVSTTEIPTQTLRELIEANQMLTLPRLSSQSVLDTICPVEWRASRRRLCCVLLVGAGGAAAAARAQLRPLARQAPERLHYAYVYTHAQPGFVQALANGSGSDSSQMEHRIVIIWRREATRIQYEWLNETWPSCSRSYCRDESSEEAIKYQQQLNDTKRALQHLIKRLLKPTEVLAYETHVQELLDEAAKGALWHAIVKLCEWTERAVAALKTQRAISAVSVLVTVSLVLAAGYFMAYLIRVEEESVQKAKEERRKQNGASKKNNNEPQPELRLHELRAEKYNGLVRLLKPGCRTIVLLVDAQSRVMLLSKFHKIVWPYRKNKTLLFAYLMVERNIEWFRRLLQLSLGGGELRVNARNCVGTVLALNPHRKYFCIYHAKHPECTKPHKRMSRMTRSLGGGAADPEAGAFIGFHTDPDSSSGDDAPPRRPAQPLLQENLLDGLENWLDRLFEGSTHRYYINYWPDMTTK from the exons ATGCAATGGAAATGCAAGGGTTGGAAGGGGCGATGGCTGTGGATGCTCCTGGCGGCGGCAGTGGGGCCGCTAGTGCTCGCGCAGAAGATCGGGGATCCTTACCAGATCCTTGGAATACACCCCAAGGCTTCAATGCCCGAAATACGCAAAGCATACAAAGCTCTGGCCAAAGAATG GCACCCAGACAAAAATGAACATCCAAATGCGGAGACTCGGTTTGTGGAAATCAAGCAAGCATACGAGCTGTTATCAGATTCAGAACGGAGACAAGCGTACGACTTGTATGGTATCACCAATGAGGACGACTATCTATATAAACAAAGACATGACTACAGCCAGTATGCACGGTTCAG CAATGATCCTTTTGAAGAGTTCTTTGGAGCCCACTTTAGGACACAAGATCAAGATATAACTCTATTTCATAAGCTCTCAGTTACAACACG ACACTTCGAAAACAACATATTAGAAAAGAGTGTGCACACACCAGCATTAGTGTTGTTCTACACGGACTGGTGTTTCGAATGCGTGCGCTCAGCCGCGGCATGGCGCCGCCTGGTCGACGCGCTCCAACCACTAGGCGTTACCATGGCAACGGTGCATAAGGCGCATGAAGCGGCCCTGGCGAGGAGGATTGGTGTGCACACAGTACCGTGTCTCACGCTGGTGCTTGACAAACATGTGTATTTGTATAAGGAGGGGCTGGCGTCGCTGCCCAAGATACTGG ACTTCATGCGCTGGAAGTTCCCATACAAGATGGTGACGAGCATCAACGACGGTAACGTGGAGTCGTTCGTGACGGACTTTGAAGATAACAAGGTGAAGGCGCTCATCTTCGAGGAGCGGCAGACCATCCGCCTCCGATACCTCATCACTGCATTCCATTATAGAGATAGATTATCTTTCGG CTTCGTAGACATGACTTCGCGAGACGCACAGAATGTCTCGGAACGTTTCAAGGTGCAGCGCAACATGGACACGATGGTGGTGCTGAAGGAAGACAGCGAGGAGCCGGCGGCCACCGTGAGCACCACGGAGATACCCACGCAAACGCTGCGGGAACTCATCGAGGCCAACCAGATGCTCACGTTGCCGCGGCTGTCTTCACAG AGCGTCCTGGACACGATCTGCCCGGTGGAGTGGCGCGCCAGCCGGCGCCGGCTGTGCTGCGTGCTGCTggtgggcgcgggcggcgcggcggccgcggcgcgcgcgcagctgCGGCCGCTGGCGCGCCAGGCGCCCGAGCGCCTGCACTACGCCTACGTCTACACGCACGCGCAGCCCGGCTTCGTGCAGGCGCTCGCTAATGGATCTG GAAGTGACTCCTCCCAAATGGAACACCGCATCGTCATAATATGGCGACGCGAGGCCACGCGCATACAATACGAGTGGCTCAACGAGACATGGCCGAGCTGCTCGCGCTCGTACTGCCGCGATGAAAGCAGCGAGGAAGCCATCAAGTACCAGCAACAGCTAAATGACACCAAGCGAGCGCTCCAACACCTCATCAAGAGGCTGCTCAAACCCACCGAGGTTCTAGCCTACGAGACTCACGTGCAG GAACTACTAGACGAAGCGGCGAAGGGCGCGCTATGGCACGCTATAGTGAAACTGTGCGAGTGGACGGAGCGAGCGGTGGCCGCGTTGAAGACACAACGGGCCATATCCGCCGTGTCGGTGCTGGTGACGGTCTCGCTCGTACTCGCGGCCGGATACTTCATGGCTTACCTCAT ACGCGTAGAAGAAGAGTCGGTGCAGAAGGCGAAGGAAGAGCGTCGCAAGCAGAATGGTGCCAGCAAGAAGAATAACAATGAACCGCAGCCAGAGCTCCGGCTGCACGAGCTGCGCGCTGAGAAGTACAACGGACTTGTCAG ACTATTGAAGCCGGGATGCCGAACTATCGTGCTGCTGGTGGACGCGCAGAGTCGGGTGATGTTGTTGTCCAAATTCCACAAGATCGTTTGGCCGTATCGCAA GAACAAGACCCTCCTCTTCGCGTACCTGATGGTTGAGCGCAACATCGAGTGGTTCCGCCGCCTGCTGCAGCTGTCCCTCGGCGGCGGCGAGCTGCGGGTGAACGCCCGCAACTGCGTGGGCACCGTGCTGGCGCTCAACCCGCACCGCAAGTACTTCTGCATCTACCACGCCAAGCACCCTGAGTGCACTAAACCGCATAAG CGCATGTCCCGCATGACGCGGTCgctgggcggcggcgcggcggacCCCGAGGCGGGCGCCTTCATCGGGTTCCACACCGACCCCGACTCCAGCTCCGGGGACGACGCGCCGCCGCGGCGCCCCGCCCAGCCGCTGCTGCAGG AGAACCTTCTGGACGGATTAGAGAACTGGTTGGACCGCCTGTTCGAAGGCAGCACACACCGCTATTACATCAACTACTGGCCAGACATGACCACCAAATGA